A DNA window from Arachis duranensis cultivar V14167 chromosome 3, aradu.V14167.gnm2.J7QH, whole genome shotgun sequence contains the following coding sequences:
- the LOC107476908 gene encoding rRNA 2'-O-methyltransferase fibrillarin 2, whose product MAPPRGRGGAGGGFRGRGDRGGRGRGGFGGRGGGDRGTPFKARGGGRGGRGGGRGGGRGGGRGGMKGGSKVVVEPHRHEGIFIAKGKEDALVTKNMVPGEAVYNEKRITVQKEDGTKDEYRVWNPFRSKLAAAILGGVDNIWIKPGARVLYLGAASGTTVSHVSDVVGPTGVVYAVEFSHRSGRDLVNMAKKRTNVIPIIEDARHPAKYRMLVGMVDVIFSDVAQPDQARILGLNASYFLKSGGHFVISIKANCIDSTVPAESVFASEVNKLKADQFKPFEQVTLEPFERDHACVVGGYRVPKKKKDAE is encoded by the exons ATGGCTCCTCCTAGAG GTCGTGGTGGTGCTGGAGGAGGGTTCAGGGGAAGAGGTGACAGAGGAGGTAGAGGGAGAGGTGGATTTggtggaagaggaggaggagataGAGGCACCCCATTCAAAGCAAGAGGTGGTGGTAGGGGTGGCCGTGGGGGAGGAAGAGGTGGAGGTCGTGGTGGTGGAAGGGGTGGAATGAAGGGAGGGAGCAAGGTTGTGGTTGAGCCTCACAGACACGAAGGGATCTTCATTGCCAAGGGAAAAGAAGATGCCCTTGTTACAAAGAACATGGTTCCTGGTGAGGCTGTTTACAACGAGAAAAGGATTACTGTGCAG AAAGAGGATGGTACAAAAGATGAGTATAGAGTTTGGAACCCTTTCCGTTCCAAGTTGGCGGCTGCCATCCTTGGTGGGGTTGACAACATATGGATT AAACCTGGGGCCCGAGTCCTCTATCTTGGAGCTGCTTCTGGAACAACAGTCTCTCATGTGTCTGATGTTGTTGGACCG ACAGGAGTTGTGTATGCAGTAGAATTCTCTCATAGAAGTGGCCGTGACTTGGTCAACATGGCAAAGAAGCGTACCAATGTTATCCCCATTATTGAAGATGCTAGACATCCAGCCAAGTACAGGATGTTGGTTGGCATGGTTGATGTTATATTTTCCGATGTTGCTCAGCCTGATCAG GCAAGGATATTGGGGTTGAATGCTTCATACTTTCTCAAATCAGGAGGCCATTTTGTTATTTCAATCAAG GCTAACTGCATAGACTCGACGGTTCCGGCAGAGTCGGTGTTTGCCAGTGAAGTGAACAAGCTGAAGGCAGATCAATTCAAACCCTTTGAGCAAGTGACACTTGAGCCATTTGAACGTGATCATGCTTGTGTTGTTGGTGGATACAGAGTGCCTAAGAAGAAAAAAGATGCTGAGTAG
- the LOC107476907 gene encoding mitogen-activated protein kinase 13 has product MQMEKENQNGDIALDSKYVRYNILGNLFDVYAHYVPPIQPVGRGAYGVVCCATNSETKEGVAIKKIGNAFDNRIDAKRTLREIKLLCHMDHDNVIKIKDIIRPAEREKFNDVYIVYELMDTDLHQIIQSNQPLTDDHCQYFLYQLLRGLKYVHSANVLHRDLKPSNLLLNANCDLKICDFGLARTTSETDFMTEYVVTRWYRAPELLLNCSEYTAAIDIWSVGCILMEIIRREPLFPGKDYVQQLALITELLGSPDESDLGFLRSENAKKYVKQLPHVEKQPFALRFPDVSPLAIDLAEKMLVFDPSKRITVEEALNHPYLASLHEINEEPTCPSPFIFDFEQTSLNEEDIKELIWQESLNLSQDQMLE; this is encoded by the exons ATGCAAATGGAAAAGGAAAACCAAAACGGCGATATCGCACTTGATTCCAAATACGTTCGCTACAACATTCTTGGAAACTTGTTCGACGTTTATGCTCACTACGTTCCTCCCATTCAACCCGTTGGTCGTGGCGCTTACGGCGTCGTTTG cTGCGCGACGAATTCGGAGACCAAAGAAGGTGTTGCCATCAAGAAGATCGGGAATGCCTTTGACAACCGGATCGATGCCAAGAGGACTCTCCGGGAAATCAAGCTCCTCTGTCACATGGACCATGATAAT GTGATTAAGATAAAGGATATAATAAGGCCAGCGGAGAGGGAAAAGTTCAATGATGTGTACATAGTTTATGAGCTGATGGACACTGATCTCCATCAGATTATTCAGTCTAACCAGCCTCTCACTGATGATCACTGCCAG TATTTCTTATACCAGCTCTTGAGAGGATTAAAGTATGTACACTCTGCCAATGTTTTGCACCGAGATCTAAAGCCAAGCAATTTACTTCTCAATGCAAACTGTGATCTCAAAATATGTGACTTTGGGCTTGCCAGAACAACATCTGAGACAGATTTTATGACAGAATATGTTGTCACTCGTTGGTACAGAGCCCCTGAATTGCTATTGAACTGTTCAGAATATACTGCAGCTATTGATATCTGGTCTGTTGGATGTATTTTGATGGAAATAATTAGAAGGGAACCTTTGTTTCCTGGTAAAGATTATGTTCAGCAGTTGGCACTTATAACTGAG TTACTAGGTTCACCAGATGAATCGGATCTTGGATTCCTCAGAAGTGAGAATGCAAAGAAATATGTTAAGCAGCTCCCACATGTAGAAAAGCAGCCATTTGCGCTGAGGTTTCCTGATGTGTCTCCATTGGCAATTGATCTTGCTGAGAAAATGTTGGTTTTTGATCCCTCAAAACGCATAACTG TTGAGGAAGCACTGAATCACCCATATTTGGCAAGCCTTCATGAGATCAATGAGGAGCCCACTTGCCCGAGTCCattcatctttgattttgaacaGACAAGTCTGAATGAAGAAGATATAAAGGAGCTCATATGGCAAGAGTCTCTGAACCTCAGCCAGGATCAGATGCTTGAATAA